A single window of Oerskovia paurometabola DNA harbors:
- the coaE gene encoding dephospho-CoA kinase, translating into MFRVGLTGGIAAGKSVALDRFAELGACVIDSDVLAREAVAPGTVGLEEVVEAFGDGVLAPDGSLDRARLGTIVFGDDEARRRLNAIVHPEVRRLSAEREALVAARDPRAVVVHDIPLLVETGQAESFHLVAVVVAPQDVRLRRLVTSRGMSEDEARARIAAQAGDAERLAVADVTLDGSGTPEALRAEVDALWERVVRETAEELA; encoded by the coding sequence ATGTTTCGCGTAGGCCTGACCGGCGGGATCGCAGCAGGAAAGTCCGTGGCCCTCGACCGGTTCGCCGAGCTCGGGGCCTGCGTCATCGACTCCGACGTGCTCGCGCGCGAGGCCGTCGCGCCCGGCACCGTGGGTCTGGAGGAGGTCGTCGAAGCCTTCGGCGACGGCGTCCTCGCGCCCGACGGGTCGCTCGACCGGGCACGACTGGGGACCATCGTGTTCGGCGACGACGAGGCACGGCGCCGGCTCAACGCGATCGTCCACCCGGAGGTCCGTCGTCTGTCGGCCGAGCGAGAGGCCCTCGTCGCGGCGCGCGACCCGCGAGCCGTGGTCGTGCACGACATCCCGCTGCTCGTCGAGACCGGCCAGGCCGAGTCGTTCCACCTCGTCGCCGTGGTCGTCGCCCCGCAGGACGTACGCCTCCGACGCCTCGTGACGTCACGGGGCATGAGCGAGGACGAGGCCAGGGCGCGCATCGCCGCGCAGGCCGGCGACGCCGAGCGCCTCGCGGTCGCCGACGTCACGCTCGACGGCAGCGGCACGCCCGAGGCCCTGCGTGCCGAGGTCGACGCCCTGTGGGAGCGCGTCGTGCGCGAGACCGCGGAAGAGCTCGCATGA
- a CDS encoding NUDIX domain-containing protein, which translates to MPWITESSRTAYENPWMRVREDRVIRPDGAPGIYGVVELRWPAVFVVALTDDDEVVLVTQHRYATDALSIEVPAGASDGEEPLVAAQRELFEETGLRAREWVRVGGMDALNGLAKAPEHVFVARGLTGPLPGRAASDASEATDAARGQSTSQVEEGISRVEAVPFHEVLGMISRGTVRDGETIAALALAGLWLGRFA; encoded by the coding sequence ATGCCGTGGATCACCGAGAGCTCCCGCACCGCGTACGAGAACCCGTGGATGAGGGTGCGGGAGGATCGGGTGATCCGCCCCGACGGGGCGCCGGGCATCTACGGCGTCGTCGAGCTGCGCTGGCCCGCGGTCTTCGTGGTGGCCCTCACCGACGACGACGAGGTCGTCCTCGTGACGCAGCACCGCTACGCCACGGACGCGCTCTCGATCGAGGTGCCCGCCGGCGCGAGCGACGGGGAGGAGCCGCTCGTCGCCGCCCAGCGTGAGCTGTTCGAGGAGACGGGGCTCCGTGCCCGGGAGTGGGTGCGGGTCGGGGGCATGGACGCCCTCAACGGGCTCGCGAAAGCCCCCGAGCACGTGTTCGTGGCTCGGGGGCTGACGGGGCCGCTGCCCGGGCGAGCGGCCAGTGACGCGTCGGAGGCCACGGACGCGGCGCGGGGGCAGTCCACGAGTCAGGTCGAGGAGGGGATCTCCCGTGTCGAGGCCGTGCCGTTCCACGAGGTGCTCGGCATGATCTCCCGGGGGACCGTCCGTGACGGTGAGACGATCGCGGCCCTCGCCCTCGCAGGGCTGTGGCTCGGCCGGTTCGCCTGA
- a CDS encoding choice-of-anchor A family protein, translating to MFLSPTRRTPQRTLLGALATGALTTGLLGLGAAPALAATPLPATALGNECPDFTGGLTNTPLFTDKGVAVFVGGDYTALGGAKESEGVLVSQGSVTIDTGDLMNLGVVGAGSQFTPASGSDMVLAAGAVTVKSGRVEVAHRLDKGGNVVAGGAIEGTFELNGGKKTPHSSVPAPQAKALRTELGKVSADLASKPATGSLAGKVLTGDGSSAVQVFDVSAEQVAGLGGEVTFQNVGTSAPIVVNVSGATPDLSLNYMASGSDRIDAGTALGKWAPRILWNFPDATNLTMTSSSQTVGSILAPQADVEQKTHTNGRLYIGGDLTFGGQGASGGLEHHNFPWIGSATLGCDVPPATVTPPVTETPQPFTPGEKTPSTPVPANPVVPPTATPPTVTVDKAAPVADPKPSPGATAPAKAARTATGQEEGGLAATGAQTALIVVVAAALLAGGTWLVLLARRKRATS from the coding sequence ATGTTCCTCAGCCCGACGCGCAGGACACCCCAGCGCACCCTCCTCGGCGCGCTCGCCACCGGCGCCCTGACCACCGGCCTGCTGGGCCTCGGCGCGGCGCCCGCCCTCGCCGCCACGCCGCTGCCCGCGACCGCGCTCGGCAACGAGTGCCCCGACTTCACCGGCGGCCTCACGAACACGCCGCTGTTCACCGACAAGGGCGTGGCCGTGTTCGTCGGCGGCGACTACACCGCGCTGGGCGGGGCCAAGGAGTCCGAGGGCGTCCTCGTCTCCCAGGGCTCGGTGACCATCGACACGGGCGACCTGATGAACCTCGGGGTCGTCGGGGCCGGTTCCCAGTTCACGCCGGCGAGCGGCAGCGACATGGTCCTGGCCGCAGGTGCCGTGACCGTCAAGTCCGGACGGGTCGAGGTCGCCCACCGGCTCGACAAGGGCGGCAACGTCGTCGCCGGAGGCGCCATCGAGGGGACCTTCGAGCTCAACGGCGGCAAGAAGACCCCGCACTCCTCCGTGCCCGCACCGCAGGCCAAGGCCCTCCGGACCGAGCTCGGCAAGGTCTCGGCCGACCTCGCGAGCAAGCCCGCGACCGGTAGCCTCGCCGGCAAGGTCCTCACGGGCGACGGCTCGTCCGCGGTGCAGGTCTTCGACGTCTCCGCGGAGCAGGTGGCGGGCCTCGGCGGCGAGGTCACCTTCCAGAACGTCGGCACGTCCGCACCCATCGTCGTCAACGTCTCGGGCGCCACGCCGGACCTCTCGCTGAACTACATGGCGTCGGGCAGCGACCGGATCGACGCAGGGACCGCCCTCGGCAAGTGGGCCCCTCGTATCCTCTGGAACTTCCCCGACGCCACGAACCTCACCATGACGAGCAGCAGCCAGACGGTCGGTTCGATCCTCGCCCCGCAGGCCGACGTCGAGCAGAAGACCCACACCAACGGTCGCCTGTACATCGGAGGCGACCTGACCTTCGGAGGCCAGGGCGCCAGCGGCGGCCTCGAGCACCACAACTTCCCGTGGATCGGCTCGGCGACGCTCGGTTGCGACGTCCCGCCGGCCACCGTGACCCCGCCGGTCACCGAGACCCCCCAGCCCTTCACGCCCGGCGAGAAGACTCCCAGCACGCCGGTCCCGGCCAACCCGGTCGTGCCTCCGACCGCCACGCCGCCCACGGTCACGGTGGACAAGGCCGCCCCGGTCGCCGACCCCAAGCCGTCGCCGGGCGCCACGGCGCCCGCGAAGGCCGCTCGGACCGCGACCGGCCAGGAAGAAGGCGGCCTCGCGGCCACGGGCGCGCAGACGGCGCTGATCGTCGTGGTCGCTGCGGCCCTCCTCGCGGGCGGTACCTGGCTCGTCCTGCTGGCTCGCCGCAAGCGCGCCACGAGCTGA
- a CDS encoding pyroglutamyl-peptidase I, protein MTVLLSGFEPFDGAATNASWQAVSALRDAWDADEPLVAVELPCTFAGAWPALLAAIQEYRPRVVVAVGLAGGADVVRLERVAINVVDARIPDNEGSAPVDVPVVEGGPAAYFTTLPLKPSLVAVREAGVPVAVSGTAGTYVCNATFYDLVRWADGRDEVRAGFVHVPAVSEPGRPVPDVGSLPLAAVVRALRVVVETALADLDGRLAPDAARVVSAGAEH, encoded by the coding sequence ATGACCGTCCTGCTCTCGGGTTTCGAGCCGTTCGACGGCGCCGCGACCAACGCCTCCTGGCAGGCCGTGAGCGCACTGCGCGACGCGTGGGACGCGGACGAGCCGCTCGTCGCGGTCGAGCTGCCGTGCACCTTCGCCGGAGCCTGGCCTGCCCTGCTCGCGGCGATCCAGGAGTACCGGCCGCGGGTCGTCGTGGCCGTGGGGCTCGCGGGAGGGGCGGACGTGGTGCGCCTCGAGAGGGTCGCGATCAATGTGGTCGACGCGCGCATCCCCGACAACGAGGGCTCCGCCCCCGTCGACGTGCCCGTGGTCGAGGGCGGCCCGGCCGCCTACTTCACGACCTTGCCGCTCAAGCCGTCGCTCGTCGCGGTGCGCGAGGCCGGGGTACCTGTCGCGGTGTCGGGCACCGCGGGGACGTACGTGTGCAACGCGACCTTCTACGACCTCGTGCGCTGGGCGGACGGCCGGGACGAGGTCCGGGCCGGGTTCGTGCACGTGCCTGCCGTCAGCGAGCCGGGACGCCCCGTGCCCGACGTCGGGTCCCTGCCGCTCGCAGCCGTCGTCCGCGCCCTGCGGGTCGTCGTCGAGACGGCGCTGGCCGACCTCGACGGTCGGCTCGCCCCCGACGCCGCGCGGGTGGTCTCGGCGGGCGCCGAGCACTGA
- a CDS encoding MarR family winged helix-turn-helix transcriptional regulator, producing MTTDFDAENAEFLTLLHAAMRAVRREAGERLERARTTPGQYRMLRVLDRCGGPQRPGALAGILDVAPRSVTTKVDDAEAAGLVRRLPDPTDRRATLVELTDEGRETLAAVAAERETSAGTLLSRLDADDRHELLRLLRVVAGEAGASPGRAHGA from the coding sequence GTGACGACAGACTTCGACGCCGAGAACGCCGAGTTCCTCACCCTCCTGCACGCCGCGATGCGCGCCGTCCGCAGAGAGGCGGGGGAGCGCCTCGAGCGTGCCCGGACCACGCCCGGGCAGTACCGCATGCTCCGGGTGCTCGACCGCTGCGGAGGGCCGCAGCGCCCCGGCGCGCTCGCCGGCATCCTGGACGTCGCCCCCCGGTCCGTGACGACCAAGGTCGACGACGCCGAGGCCGCCGGGCTCGTGCGCCGGCTGCCCGACCCCACCGACCGCCGCGCGACGCTCGTCGAGCTGACCGACGAGGGACGGGAGACCCTCGCGGCGGTCGCCGCCGAGCGCGAGACGAGTGCGGGCACCCTGCTCTCGCGCCTCGACGCCGACGACCGGCACGAGCTCCTGCGGCTGCTGCGCGTCGTGGCCGGGGAGGCCGGAGCCTCCCCAGGGCGTGCGCACGGGGCATGA
- a CDS encoding ABC transporter ATP-binding protein, which yields MRTFRQDSSVAKQRLHRGTVRRILGFARPYKAQLGVFLVLIALNAAAGAVTPLLFKSLIDNGITAGRVDVVVEISLVVAGIALASGLLSIGERWFSARVGEGLIFDLRTAVFDHVQRMPLAFFSRTRTGALVQRLNGDVLGAQQAFTSTLSNVFSNLLTVVFVLAAMLSMSWELTLIALALLPVFVLPARWVGRKLAGITRESYALNADAAQMMNERFNVAGAHLVKIFGRPEQESATYADQAGRVRDIGVTSAMYATVFRVALTTVASVAVAIVYGLGGVMAIRGTLTVGVVVALTAYLARLYGPLTALSNVQVDVMTALVSFERVLEVLDLEPSVTDAPDARDLSDDVSHHGASLALEHVTFRYPGAADVSLASLEAVATVSSDPTSDTLTDVTFEVPAGAMVAIVGPSGAGKTTISQLVTRMYDPTSGAVRIAGRDLREVTQRSLQDTVGVVSQEAHLFHDTIAGNLRYARPDATDAELWTALRQAHVADLVESLPAGLETVVGDRGYRLSGGERQRLAIARLFLKAPALVVLDEATAHLDSESEAAVQLALDAALDGRTSLVIAHRLSTIRQADMIVVLDQGRVVATGTHTDLLVSGGLYAELYRTQFATRDTVSPPSDETLGPQDDEESMAV from the coding sequence ATGCGCACCTTCCGTCAGGACTCGTCCGTGGCCAAGCAGCGGCTGCACCGCGGCACGGTCCGGCGCATCCTCGGCTTCGCGCGCCCCTACAAGGCGCAGCTCGGGGTGTTCCTCGTGCTCATCGCCCTCAACGCCGCGGCCGGCGCCGTGACCCCGCTGCTGTTCAAGTCGCTCATCGACAACGGCATCACGGCCGGTCGCGTCGACGTCGTCGTCGAGATCTCGCTCGTCGTCGCCGGGATCGCACTCGCGTCCGGCCTGCTGAGCATCGGGGAGCGCTGGTTCTCCGCCCGGGTCGGCGAAGGCCTCATCTTCGACCTGCGCACCGCAGTGTTCGACCACGTGCAACGCATGCCGCTCGCCTTCTTCAGCCGGACCCGCACGGGAGCCCTCGTCCAGCGTCTCAACGGCGACGTCCTCGGAGCCCAGCAGGCGTTCACGTCGACGCTGTCCAACGTCTTCTCGAACCTGCTCACGGTCGTGTTCGTGCTCGCCGCGATGCTCTCGATGTCGTGGGAGCTGACCCTCATCGCACTCGCTCTGCTCCCCGTGTTCGTGCTGCCCGCCCGCTGGGTCGGCCGCAAGCTCGCCGGCATCACGCGCGAGAGCTACGCCCTCAACGCGGACGCCGCGCAGATGATGAACGAGCGCTTCAACGTCGCGGGCGCGCACCTCGTCAAGATCTTCGGGCGCCCCGAGCAGGAGTCGGCGACGTACGCCGACCAGGCCGGGCGGGTGCGCGACATCGGCGTGACCTCGGCCATGTACGCGACCGTGTTCCGCGTCGCCCTCACGACCGTTGCCTCGGTCGCCGTCGCGATCGTCTACGGGCTCGGAGGCGTCATGGCCATCCGGGGCACGCTCACCGTGGGGGTCGTCGTGGCCCTCACGGCCTACCTCGCCCGCCTCTACGGACCGCTCACCGCGCTGTCCAACGTCCAGGTGGACGTCATGACCGCGCTCGTGAGCTTCGAGCGCGTGCTCGAGGTCCTCGACCTCGAGCCGTCCGTCACCGACGCCCCGGACGCGCGCGACCTGTCCGACGACGTCTCCCACCACGGCGCGAGCCTCGCCCTCGAGCACGTCACCTTCCGCTACCCCGGCGCCGCCGACGTCTCGCTCGCCTCGCTCGAGGCCGTCGCGACAGTGAGCTCCGACCCGACGAGCGACACCCTCACCGACGTCACGTTCGAGGTCCCCGCTGGCGCGATGGTCGCGATCGTCGGCCCCTCGGGAGCGGGCAAGACCACGATCTCCCAGCTCGTCACGCGCATGTACGACCCCACCAGCGGCGCCGTGCGCATCGCCGGGCGCGACCTGCGGGAGGTCACCCAGCGCTCGCTCCAGGACACCGTGGGCGTCGTCTCCCAGGAGGCTCACCTCTTCCACGACACGATCGCAGGCAACCTGCGCTACGCCAGGCCGGACGCCACCGACGCCGAGCTGTGGACCGCGCTGCGCCAGGCGCACGTCGCGGATCTCGTCGAGTCCCTGCCCGCCGGGCTCGAGACAGTGGTCGGCGACCGCGGCTACCGGCTCTCGGGCGGTGAACGTCAACGGCTCGCGATCGCGCGCCTCTTCCTCAAGGCGCCGGCCCTCGTCGTGCTCGACGAGGCGACCGCCCACCTCGACTCCGAGTCCGAGGCGGCCGTCCAGCTCGCGCTCGACGCGGCGCTCGACGGGCGGACGTCCCTCGTCATCGCGCACCGTCTGTCCACCATCCGTCAGGCCGACATGATCGTCGTGCTCGACCAGGGCCGCGTCGTGGCGACCGGTACCCACACCGACCTCCTCGTCAGCGGCGGGCTCTACGCCGAGCTCTACCGGACGCAGTTCGCGACGCGGGACACGGTGAGCCCGCCGTCCGACGAGACGCTCGGTCCCCAGGACGACGAGGAGAGCATGGCGGTCTGA